In the genome of Oxalobacter aliiformigenes, one region contains:
- the tuf gene encoding elongation factor Tu, with translation MAKSKYERTKPHVNVGTIGHVDHGKTTLTAAIATVLSKKFGGEAKDYDQIDAAPEEKARGITINTAHVEYETANRHYAHVDCPGHADYIKNMITGAAQMDGAILVVSAADGPMPQTREHILLARQVGVPYIIVFLNKCDMVDDAELLELVEMEVRELLSRYEFPGDDIPIIKGSAKMALEGDTGELGEVAILALADALDSYIPTPERAIDGTFLMPVEDVFSISGRGTVVTGRVERGIIKVGEEIEIVGIRETAKTTCTGVEMFRKLLDQGQAGDNIGVLLRGTKREEVERGQVLAKPGTIKPHTQFSGEVYVLSKEEGGRHTPFFNNYRPQFYFRTTDVTGAIELPKDKEMVMPGDNVSINVKLISPIAMEEGLRFAIREGGRTVGAGVVSKIIE, from the coding sequence ATGGCAAAGAGCAAGTATGAGCGGACGAAGCCGCACGTAAACGTAGGAACAATTGGTCACGTGGACCATGGCAAGACCACCCTGACGGCGGCGATAGCGACCGTGTTGTCGAAGAAATTTGGGGGAGAAGCCAAAGACTACGACCAGATCGACGCGGCACCGGAAGAAAAAGCCCGTGGCATCACCATCAACACAGCCCACGTGGAATACGAAACCGCCAACCGGCACTACGCCCACGTTGACTGCCCGGGCCATGCCGACTACATCAAAAACATGATCACCGGCGCTGCCCAGATGGACGGAGCCATCCTGGTCGTATCCGCAGCAGACGGTCCGATGCCGCAGACCCGCGAACACATCCTGCTCGCCCGTCAGGTTGGCGTGCCCTACATCATCGTCTTCCTGAACAAATGCGACATGGTGGACGACGCCGAACTGCTCGAACTCGTTGAAATGGAAGTGCGTGAACTGCTGTCCCGGTATGAATTCCCGGGAGACGACATTCCCATCATCAAGGGATCGGCCAAAATGGCATTGGAGGGAGACACGGGAGAACTGGGTGAAGTCGCCATCCTGGCATTGGCAGATGCGCTGGACAGCTACATTCCGACACCGGAACGTGCCATTGACGGAACCTTCCTGATGCCGGTAGAAGACGTCTTCTCCATCTCCGGACGCGGAACCGTCGTAACCGGACGTGTAGAAAGAGGCATCATCAAGGTAGGCGAAGAAATCGAAATCGTCGGCATCAGAGAAACCGCCAAAACCACCTGCACCGGCGTTGAAATGTTCAGAAAACTGCTCGACCAGGGGCAGGCAGGCGACAACATCGGCGTGCTGTTGCGCGGAACCAAGAGAGAAGAAGTCGAACGCGGACAAGTGCTGGCCAAACCGGGCACCATCAAACCGCACACCCAGTTCTCTGGAGAAGTCTACGTACTCTCCAAAGAAGAAGGTGGACGCCACACCCCGTTCTTCAACAACTACCGTCCACAGTTCTACTTCCGGACAACGGACGTAACCGGAGCCATCGAACTGCCGAAAGACAAGGAAATGGTCATGCCGGGAGACAACGTCAGCATCAACGTCAAGCTGATCAGCCCGATTGCCATGGAAGAAGGCTTGAGATTCGCCATTCGTGAAGGCGGAAGAACCGTCGGCGCTGGTGTCGTCTCCAAAATTATCGAATAA
- the fusA gene encoding elongation factor G has product MARKTPIERYRNIGISAHIDAGKTTTTERILFYTGVNHKLGEVHDGAATMDWMEQEQERGITITSAATTCFWNGMANNFQNHRINIIDTPGHVDFTIEVERSMRVLDGACMVYCAVGGVQPQSETVWRQANKYKVPRLAFVNKMDRTGANFFKVYDQMRSRLKANPVPLQIPIGAEDNFEGVVDLIKMKGIYWDEASQGTKFEYRDVPANLLDQAKEWREKLVEVAAETSEELMDKYLNDGDLPEEDIKKALRQRTIAGEIVPMMCGSAFKNKGVQAMLDAVIEYLPSPVDIPAVEGTDENDNVVSRKASDDEKFAALAFKIMTDPFVGQLIFFRVYSGVVKSGDTVLNPIKNKKERIGRLLQMHANQREEIKEVMAGDIAAAVGLKEATTGETLCDPSAPITLEKMEFPEPVISEAVEPKTKQDQEKMALALNRLAQEDPSFRVYTDEESGQTIIAGMGELHLDIIVDRMRREFGVEATIGKPQVAYRETVRKTCDESEGKFVKQSGGRGQYGHVVLKIEPQEPGKGFEFVDAIKGGVVPREFIPAVEKGIRDSLNSGVMAGYPVVDVKVTLFFGSYHDVDSNENAFRMAGSMAFKEGCRRADPVILEPMMAVEVETPEDYAGTVMGDLSSRRGMVQGMEDMAGGGGKVIKAEVPLSEMFGYATALRSATQGRATYTMEFKHYAEAPKNIIEAIVSSRAK; this is encoded by the coding sequence ATGGCTCGCAAGACACCAATCGAACGTTACCGTAACATTGGTATTTCTGCTCATATTGATGCAGGTAAAACGACGACGACGGAACGTATTCTTTTTTATACCGGCGTTAATCACAAGCTGGGTGAAGTTCATGACGGCGCAGCTACCATGGACTGGATGGAACAGGAACAGGAACGCGGCATTACGATTACTTCCGCTGCAACGACCTGTTTCTGGAATGGAATGGCCAACAATTTCCAGAATCATCGCATTAATATTATTGATACTCCGGGTCACGTTGACTTCACCATTGAGGTGGAACGTTCGATGCGCGTTCTGGACGGCGCCTGTATGGTTTATTGTGCTGTGGGTGGTGTTCAGCCCCAGTCGGAAACAGTTTGGCGTCAGGCTAACAAGTATAAGGTGCCTCGTCTGGCGTTTGTCAACAAGATGGACCGTACTGGCGCGAACTTTTTTAAAGTTTATGATCAGATGCGTTCACGTCTCAAGGCCAATCCGGTTCCTTTGCAAATTCCGATTGGCGCAGAGGACAATTTCGAGGGTGTCGTTGATCTGATCAAAATGAAAGGTATCTATTGGGATGAAGCTTCCCAGGGTACCAAATTTGAATACAGGGATGTTCCGGCCAATCTGTTGGATCAGGCGAAAGAATGGCGCGAAAAACTGGTTGAGGTGGCGGCTGAAACCAGTGAAGAACTGATGGATAAATATCTGAATGATGGCGATTTGCCTGAAGAAGATATTAAAAAGGCGCTTCGCCAGAGAACGATTGCGGGAGAAATCGTTCCCATGATGTGCGGATCAGCTTTCAAGAACAAAGGTGTCCAGGCCATGTTGGATGCGGTGATCGAATATTTGCCTTCTCCTGTCGATATTCCTGCCGTTGAAGGTACGGATGAAAACGATAATGTGGTTTCTCGTAAGGCATCCGATGATGAAAAATTCGCTGCACTGGCCTTCAAGATCATGACCGATCCGTTTGTCGGGCAGCTGATTTTCTTCCGGGTTTATTCGGGTGTGGTCAAGTCAGGCGATACAGTTCTGAATCCAATCAAGAACAAAAAGGAAAGAATCGGTCGCCTGCTGCAAATGCATGCCAATCAGCGCGAAGAAATCAAGGAAGTCATGGCGGGCGATATTGCGGCGGCTGTTGGTCTGAAAGAAGCCACTACCGGCGAAACATTGTGTGATCCAAGTGCTCCGATCACGCTTGAAAAGATGGAGTTTCCTGAACCGGTTATTTCTGAAGCTGTTGAACCAAAGACCAAGCAGGATCAGGAAAAAATGGCTTTGGCGCTGAATCGTCTGGCTCAGGAAGATCCTTCTTTCCGCGTCTATACCGATGAAGAATCGGGTCAGACAATTATTGCCGGTATGGGTGAGTTGCATCTGGATATTATTGTCGATCGTATGCGTCGTGAATTCGGTGTCGAAGCAACAATCGGCAAACCTCAGGTAGCTTATCGTGAAACTGTCCGCAAGACATGTGACGAAAGTGAAGGCAAATTCGTCAAACAGTCCGGTGGTCGTGGTCAATATGGTCATGTCGTTCTGAAAATCGAACCACAGGAACCTGGAAAAGGATTTGAATTCGTTGATGCCATCAAGGGCGGTGTCGTTCCCCGTGAATTTATTCCTGCCGTTGAAAAGGGTATCCGTGATTCCCTGAATTCGGGGGTTATGGCAGGTTATCCGGTGGTGGACGTCAAGGTGACATTGTTCTTCGGTTCTTATCACGATGTCGACTCGAACGAAAATGCATTCCGTATGGCGGGTTCCATGGCTTTCAAGGAAGGTTGCCGCAGAGCTGATCCGGTCATTCTGGAACCGATGATGGCGGTTGAAGTGGAAACCCCTGAAGATTATGCCGGTACGGTCATGGGCGATCTTTCTTCCAGACGTGGTATGGTTCAGGGAATGGAAGATATGGCTGGCGGTGGCGGCAAGGTCATCAAGGCTGAAGTACCGTTGTCTGAAATGTTTGGTTATGCGACAGCGTTGCGTTCTGCAACACAAGGTCGTGCAACTTATACAATGGAATTCAAGCATTACGCTGAAGCGCCGAAGAATATTATTGAAGCAATTGTCAGCTCGCGAGCAAAATGA
- the rpsG gene encoding 30S ribosomal protein S7 — translation MPRRREVPKREILPDPKFGNVDVAKFVNVLMLSGKKSVAENIIYGAFEIIESKSGKDPLEIFMQAVNNCKPLVEVKSRRVGGANYQVPVEVRPVRRMALSMRWLREAATKRSEKSMPQRLAGELMEAAEGRGGAMRKRDEVHRMAEANKAFSHFRF, via the coding sequence ATGCCTCGTCGTCGTGAAGTGCCCAAGCGCGAGATTTTGCCGGATCCAAAATTCGGTAATGTAGATGTAGCAAAGTTTGTCAATGTGTTGATGCTTTCCGGAAAGAAGTCCGTGGCTGAAAATATTATCTACGGCGCTTTCGAAATTATTGAAAGCAAGTCCGGAAAAGATCCTCTGGAAATTTTCATGCAGGCGGTTAACAACTGTAAGCCGCTGGTGGAAGTAAAGTCTCGCCGTGTCGGGGGTGCCAACTATCAGGTGCCAGTCGAGGTTCGTCCGGTTCGTCGTATGGCGTTGTCCATGCGCTGGTTGCGTGAAGCAGCTACGAAGCGCAGTGAAAAATCCATGCCGCAACGTCTGGCAGGTGAGCTGATGGAAGCGGCTGAGGGCCGTGGTGGTGCCATGAGAAAACGTGATGAAGTTCATCGGATGGCAGAAGCTAACAAGGCTTTCTCGCATTTCCGTTTCTAG
- the rpsL gene encoding 30S ribosomal protein S12, with protein MPTINQLIRQPRVTVKAKSKSPALDNCPQKRGVCTRVYTTTPKKPNSALRKVAKVRLTNGFEVISYIGGEGHNLQEHSVVLLRGGRVKDLPGVRYHMIRGSLDTQGVKDRKQARSKYGAKRAKAASK; from the coding sequence ATGCCAACCATCAATCAATTGATTCGCCAGCCACGTGTGACCGTGAAGGCAAAAAGCAAGTCACCTGCGTTGGATAATTGTCCGCAAAAGCGTGGCGTTTGTACTCGTGTTTATACAACAACACCGAAAAAACCTAATTCCGCTTTGAGGAAAGTGGCCAAAGTGAGATTGACGAACGGTTTTGAAGTCATTTCATATATTGGCGGTGAAGGCCATAATCTGCAGGAGCATAGCGTTGTTCTTCTGCGCGGTGGTCGTGTGAAGGATTTGCCAGGTGTTCGTTATCACATGATTCGCGGTTCCCTTGATACGCAGGGTGTCAAGGATCGTAAGCAGGCTCGTTCCAAATACGGTGCAAAACGCGCGAAAGCTGCAAGCAAGTAA
- the rpoC gene encoding DNA-directed RNA polymerase subunit beta' yields MKALLDLFKQVQQDEQFDAIKIGLASPEKIRSWSYGEVKKPETINYRTFKPERDGLFCAKIFGPIKDYECLCGKYKRLKHRGVICEKCGVEVTLAKVRRERMGHIELASPAAHIWFLKSLPSRLGMVLDMTLRDIERVLYFEAYVVTDPGMTPLKKCQIMSEDDYAAKYEEYGDEFSASMGAEGIRELLRSIDIDREAEMLRNELKDSKSEAKIKKYAKRLKVLEAFQRSGIKPEWMIMEVLPVLPPELRPLVPLDGGRFATSDLNDLYRRVINRNNRLKRLLELRAPEIITRNEKRMLQEAVDSLLDNGRRGKAMTGANKRPLKSLAEMIKGKGGRFRQNLLGKRVDYSGRSVITVGPQLKLHQCGLPKLMALELFKPFIFNKLELMGLATTIKAAKRLVELQEPVVWDILEEVIREHPVMLNRAPTLHRLGIQAFEPVLIEGKAIQLHPLVCAAFNADFDGDQMAVHVPLSVEAQLEARTLMLASNNILFPSNGEPSIVPSQDMVLGLYYATREKINGKGEGMLFADISEVQRAYDNKEVELATRITVRLPDYVKDPISGETVKKTVRYETTVGRALLSEILPEGLPFSVLNTPLKKKEISRLINTSFRKCGLRATVVFADHLMQAGFRLATKAGISICINDMLVPKQKVELISAAEQEVKQIEQQYASGLVTSGERYNKVVDIWGKTGDSVGKAMMDQLKVEEVIKRDGSAGTQESFNSIYMMADSGARGSAAQIRQLAGMRGLMAKPDGSIIETPITANFREGLNVLQYFISTHGARKGLADTALKTANSGYLTRRLVDVTQDLVVIEDDCGTHEGVVMKALIEGGEVVEALGDRILGRVCANDIINPESREVLYEAGTLLDEDKIEEIERLGIDEVKVRTPLTCETRYGMCAKCYGRDLGRGSLVNAGEAVGVIAAQSIGEPGTQLTMRTFHIGGAASRSAVASSVEARSNGTIHFTSAMRYVTNDKGDQIVISRSGEITIADDVGRERERHKVPYGATLLVNDGLPVKAGKVLATWDPMTRPIITEYAGTIRFENVEEGVTVARQVDEVTGLSTLVVIDPKRRGTSTKSARPQVKLLNDNGEEVKIAGTEHAVTISFQVGALLMVQDGQKVSVGEVLARIPTESQKTRDITGGLPRVAELFEARSPKDAGMLAEVTGTVAFGKETKGKQRLEITDMDGNRHEFLIGKDKQVLVHDGQVVNKGEMIVDGPADPQDILRLLGIEALARYIVDEVQDVYRLQGVKINDKHIEVIVRQMLRRVNVVDAGDTCYIPGEQVERSELLDENDRVIAEGKKPATYENVLLGITKASLSTDSFISAASFQETTRVLTEAAIMGKKDSLRGLKENVIVGRLIPAGTGLAMHRARKQKAVWEQEERAALQRAEQMQHQQDVSSVVSENPEQE; encoded by the coding sequence ATGAAAGCACTGCTCGATCTATTCAAGCAAGTTCAGCAAGATGAACAATTCGATGCCATCAAGATTGGTCTGGCATCTCCTGAAAAAATCAGATCATGGTCTTACGGTGAAGTCAAAAAACCGGAAACGATCAACTATCGTACCTTCAAGCCGGAACGCGACGGCCTGTTCTGTGCCAAAATTTTCGGGCCGATCAAGGATTATGAATGCTTGTGCGGCAAGTACAAAAGACTGAAACATCGTGGCGTAATTTGCGAAAAATGCGGTGTGGAAGTGACTCTCGCCAAGGTCCGTCGTGAACGGATGGGGCATATTGAGCTCGCCTCGCCCGCAGCACACATCTGGTTCCTGAAATCCTTGCCATCCCGTTTGGGTATGGTGCTGGATATGACGTTGCGCGATATTGAGCGGGTACTCTATTTTGAGGCCTATGTCGTTACCGATCCTGGTATGACGCCGTTGAAGAAATGCCAGATCATGTCAGAGGATGATTATGCCGCGAAATATGAAGAATACGGCGACGAGTTTTCTGCATCGATGGGGGCCGAAGGTATCCGCGAGTTGTTGCGTTCGATTGATATCGATCGCGAAGCCGAAATGCTGCGTAATGAACTGAAGGATTCCAAGTCTGAAGCAAAAATCAAGAAATATGCCAAGAGACTGAAAGTTCTGGAAGCTTTCCAGCGTTCCGGTATCAAGCCGGAATGGATGATCATGGAAGTCCTTCCTGTATTGCCGCCTGAATTGCGTCCTCTTGTTCCACTGGATGGAGGCCGGTTTGCGACTTCTGATCTGAATGATCTGTATCGCCGTGTTATCAACAGAAACAACCGTCTCAAACGGTTGCTGGAATTGCGTGCTCCTGAAATCATTACCCGTAATGAAAAACGTATGCTTCAGGAAGCCGTGGATTCCTTGCTGGATAACGGCCGTCGCGGCAAGGCGATGACGGGGGCCAACAAGCGTCCTTTGAAGTCGCTGGCCGAAATGATCAAGGGCAAAGGCGGTCGTTTCCGCCAGAATCTGCTGGGCAAACGTGTCGATTATTCCGGTCGGTCGGTTATTACGGTTGGTCCGCAGTTGAAATTGCACCAGTGCGGTTTGCCGAAGCTGATGGCATTGGAGCTGTTTAAACCTTTCATTTTCAACAAGCTGGAACTGATGGGGTTGGCTACAACGATCAAGGCGGCCAAACGCCTGGTTGAATTGCAGGAACCGGTCGTGTGGGATATTCTGGAAGAGGTTATCCGTGAACACCCTGTTATGCTGAATCGGGCGCCTACGTTGCACAGACTGGGTATCCAGGCTTTTGAGCCAGTATTGATTGAAGGCAAGGCCATTCAGCTGCATCCGCTTGTCTGTGCCGCTTTCAATGCCGACTTTGACGGTGACCAGATGGCGGTTCATGTTCCGCTGTCGGTTGAGGCACAGCTGGAAGCACGTACTTTGATGCTGGCATCCAACAATATTCTTTTCCCATCCAATGGTGAACCATCGATCGTTCCTTCGCAGGATATGGTGCTTGGCCTTTATTATGCGACACGCGAGAAGATCAATGGCAAGGGCGAAGGCATGCTGTTTGCCGATATTTCGGAAGTGCAACGCGCCTATGACAACAAGGAAGTCGAACTGGCTACCCGTATTACGGTTCGTTTGCCGGATTACGTCAAGGATCCGATCAGTGGCGAAACGGTCAAGAAAACCGTACGTTATGAAACAACGGTCGGACGTGCCTTGTTGTCGGAAATTCTTCCGGAAGGCCTGCCTTTCTCGGTATTGAATACCCCTTTGAAGAAAAAGGAAATTTCCCGTCTGATCAATACGTCGTTCAGAAAGTGCGGATTGCGCGCGACGGTTGTATTTGCTGATCACCTGATGCAGGCGGGTTTCCGTCTGGCGACCAAGGCGGGTATTTCCATCTGTATCAACGACATGTTGGTACCGAAACAGAAAGTGGAACTGATTTCTGCTGCGGAACAGGAAGTCAAGCAGATCGAACAGCAATACGCATCCGGTCTGGTGACTTCTGGTGAGCGCTATAACAAGGTGGTCGATATCTGGGGCAAGACCGGCGACAGTGTCGGCAAGGCCATGATGGACCAGTTGAAGGTGGAAGAAGTCATCAAGCGCGATGGATCGGCCGGAACGCAGGAATCGTTCAATTCCATTTATATGATGGCAGATTCAGGGGCTCGTGGTTCGGCTGCGCAGATCCGCCAGTTGGCAGGCATGCGTGGACTGATGGCAAAACCGGACGGCTCGATCATTGAAACACCGATTACAGCCAACTTCCGGGAAGGGCTGAATGTTCTCCAATACTTTATTTCCACGCATGGTGCCCGTAAGGGATTGGCTGATACAGCGCTGAAAACGGCGAATTCCGGTTACCTGACCCGTCGTCTGGTTGATGTGACACAGGATCTGGTCGTTATTGAAGACGATTGCGGTACGCATGAAGGCGTTGTCATGAAAGCCCTGATAGAGGGCGGTGAAGTCGTTGAAGCATTGGGCGATCGTATTCTGGGCCGTGTTTGTGCCAATGACATTATCAATCCTGAATCGCGTGAAGTATTGTACGAGGCAGGAACGCTGCTGGACGAAGACAAAATCGAGGAAATCGAACGGCTTGGTATTGATGAAGTCAAGGTTCGCACACCGCTGACATGCGAAACACGTTATGGCATGTGTGCAAAGTGCTATGGCCGCGATTTGGGCCGTGGTTCTCTGGTTAATGCCGGTGAAGCTGTTGGCGTTATCGCTGCCCAGTCCATTGGTGAGCCTGGAACCCAGTTGACCATGCGTACTTTCCATATTGGTGGTGCGGCATCCCGTTCCGCTGTCGCATCAAGTGTCGAGGCACGGTCTAACGGTACCATTCACTTTACTTCGGCCATGCGGTATGTCACTAATGACAAAGGTGACCAAATTGTCATTTCACGCTCAGGCGAAATTACGATTGCAGATGATGTCGGTCGTGAACGTGAACGTCATAAAGTGCCTTATGGTGCAACGTTGCTGGTTAATGACGGGCTGCCCGTCAAGGCAGGCAAGGTATTGGCAACATGGGATCCGATGACCCGTCCGATCATTACGGAATATGCCGGTACGATCCGTTTTGAAAATGTTGAAGAAGGAGTAACCGTCGCAAGACAGGTTGATGAAGTGACCGGTTTGTCGACTCTTGTGGTGATTGATCCGAAACGTCGGGGAACTTCCACAAAATCGGCTCGTCCGCAGGTCAAACTGTTGAATGACAATGGGGAAGAGGTCAAGATCGCGGGCACGGAACACGCTGTGACGATCAGCTTCCAGGTCGGTGCTCTTCTGATGGTCCAGGACGGTCAGAAAGTATCGGTTGGTGAGGTGCTTGCCCGTATCCCGACGGAATCGCAGAAGACACGTGATATTACAGGGGGGCTTCCGCGGGTCGCCGAATTGTTTGAAGCACGTTCGCCGAAAGATGCGGGTATGCTGGCGGAAGTGACCGGTACGGTGGCTTTCGGCAAGGAAACCAAGGGCAAACAGCGTCTTGAAATTACCGATATGGACGGTAATCGGCACGAATTCTTGATCGGCAAGGACAAACAGGTTCTGGTTCATGACGGCCAGGTTGTCAACAAAGGCGAAATGATTGTTGACGGACCGGCTGATCCGCAAGATATTCTGCGATTGCTGGGAATCGAGGCTTTGGCTCGTTACATTGTTGACGAAGTGCAGGACGTTTATCGTCTGCAGGGTGTGAAGATCAATGACAAACATATTGAAGTTATCGTTCGTCAGATGCTGCGCCGTGTCAATGTCGTTGATGCCGGTGACACCTGTTATATTCCAGGTGAACAGGTGGAACGTTCTGAATTGCTGGATGAAAATGACCGTGTCATTGCAGAAGGCAAGAAACCGGCAACATACGAAAATGTGTTGTTGGGTATCACCAAGGCATCGTTGTCAACAGATTCGTTCATTTCTGCCGCTTCCTTCCAGGAAACGACGCGTGTTCTGACCGAGGCAGCCATTATGGGCAAAAAAGACAGCCTCAGAGGTTTGAAGGAGAATGTAATTGTCGGTCGTTTGATACCTGCGGGTACCGGACTGGCAATGCATCGTGCACGCAAACAGAAGGCAGTCTGGGAACAGGAAGAGCGTGCAGCTTTGCAACGCGCAGAACAAATGCAGCACCAGCAGGATGTTTCCAGTGTTGTCAGTGAAAATCCTGAACAGGAATAA